In one window of Streptomyces sp. FXJ1.172 DNA:
- a CDS encoding YciI family protein, producing MAKYLLLKHYRGAPAAVNDVPMDQWTPEEISAHVQYMNDFAARLEKTGEFVDGKALAPEGMWVRYDGEGRPPVTDGPFAETKDLIAGWMVIDVDSYLRAVELAGELSAAPGAGGKPIHEWLEVRPFLAPPPTITECPHR from the coding sequence CCGGCAGCGGTGAACGACGTGCCCATGGACCAGTGGACGCCGGAGGAGATCTCGGCGCACGTGCAGTACATGAACGACTTCGCGGCCCGGCTCGAGAAGACCGGCGAGTTCGTCGACGGCAAGGCGCTCGCCCCCGAGGGGATGTGGGTCCGGTACGACGGTGAGGGGCGCCCGCCGGTCACCGACGGCCCATTCGCCGAAACCAAGGACCTCATCGCCGGCTGGATGGTGATCGACGTCGACAGCTACCTGCGCGCCGTCGAGCTGGCCGGGGAACTGTCGGCCGCTCCCGGGGCGGGCGGGAAGCCGATCCACGAGTGGCTGGAGGTGCGTCCGTTCCTGGCCCCGCCGCCCACCATCACGGAGTGCCCCCATCGATGA